cagtagttcttcccggctgtatgtaataacacttaagattttctgggctaacaatgtaagaaataatacataaaaaacaaaacacggcaaagtttcctaaggactagaagtgaGGCGaccctctctgtcggcgccacCTTGTCCAATCATCAATacaaaaggaaagggaaagggggatacctagtcagttgttcaactgaaatgtgtctgaaatgtgtcttccgtattTAACTCAACCCTTCTGCCCACCCACTGGGTACAGATGGCAGTTCAACATCTActttttatttacatttggttgagttgtcaactaatatgaattcaatgtgaaatcaaccaaaaatgtcacgcagtcatttaggttaaaagttgggtgaaaaaaatactaaattccCTTACATTAATGACTTTTGCAAAACCAATTAGTTTTCCATGTTGACATTTGCATTTTtcggttgaaatgacatggaaacaatgtatgtttcaacctgtttttgcccagtgggcagTGAATCCACTGTAACACTAAGAGCCAGTTTACAGACACAGATTAATCGTAgtctggactaaaaagcacttaCAATGGAGATTCTTCATTGTATGTGCTTTTTCATCCAAGACTAGGCTTAATCGTGTTCCTATAACAACATATGAGATGTACTTACAGGGAACAGTCTGGGCTTCAGCTCCACGATGCCATAGGGCCTTTTCTGTGACAAACACACAAGCAGGACAGGTCAATGTTTTAGATTGAATTGAAGACTCTTCTATGACACATGCATGATACAACTTTCAATAGAGCAGGTATAGTGAATGAACACCAACACACAGGGCTAAAAACTGCAATCCACTACTGTATAATAACATTTCATAAATCGGAGCACAATAAACTTTGAAAAGTCAAGGTCAAACACATTATCAGTCCTCGTGACCATTAGGTCTCAGCCTTTTAAATCAAGACCAGTCTGTCTAGGCAGTAGGTCAGGGATAAGCATTAGGAATGCTGATTTTGGAGTGACACAGCCTGACATTTCGTGtttgatttagacctgggaggCCTGGTGTTTTGAATTTAACCAATTAGGCCCGTGAGGTGGTTGGAAGAATCCAGGTGGTGTCTGGTTGGGCCAAAATCCTCTAacactccaggaacaggttttCCAAACAACAACATTAGTACATGAATGAAAGGATAACAGTATTGTTGGTGTTGAATTGATTGAACTTACAGCAACATGATACTTCACGTAATAATGCACAACCCAGGCAGGGATCAGCAACCGGGTCAAGGCGAACACTCCACCAGTGTAGACTTTGTAGGTCTGGAAAGAGAGCAACACAAAGGGGACGTATGTCACAAATGTTAACAGGTTTTGTTGATTTCTTGCTGACAACAGTTGATGCAGTTTTTCGGTACAACTACTAGTAGCTATGTTACATTCAGGTTGGCAGTGGCACAGATAACGACTGGCATCACACCAAGCATGAGAATACTACTCAACTTGTCTGTCACGAGCGTCAGCATGCAACTATGTGGctatggtaactagtgacgacccatGCAACTGGCTAGGCTAGCTAGTAAACAGTAACACCGACGTCTCAAAACAAAAACATAGCACGTAGCTATTACACACGCTAGCTAGTTAGTCATTTTAATCCAATTCACACAGCGTTTTTCGTTGATATATTACAATAAAATTGCCAAAATGATGAACTCACGTAAAGCCTCCACAGGGTCTTCGGTTCCAGAAAGCCAGCCCAGAATTTTGCCACCGGCCCAAGGGCTGTCTTTGGCAACACGGGCTCTCTGGGACTGAGCTCTTGGTCCTTCAGCCATTTCCTCCTGAGGTTTGAAATCTGCTCTACGCGGAGCTTTTCGTCTGCTGTGTAACCAGTCATGATTAAGAAGAGCTAGTTCTTATTTTTCTTGATATTCAACCTCACTACAATGACACCATGGAGGACACCGCCATGGAGTGCACAGCCAAAACTCATGAAGAAGAAAACAGTCAACGACAACGGTAACTACACATTTTCCACCTtggctgagtgtgtgagtgacatCTACGGGACTGGAGGAGGAAACAAAACAGGGAATATTCATGATCACTGATTTCTCTGATACATTGTGCAAAATATGCTACACACAATTGCTTActacattttttacattcatcCAAAATTAAGGAAACTCTGTATTATGTATCCATATGCTTTTTACTAAAATGGTAAATGCCTTTGTGAATTATATTAAGATGTCATAAACAGTGAATGATAATGAGTTTTCTAATTTGGATTCGGTTGAA
This genomic interval from Salvelinus alpinus chromosome 6, SLU_Salpinus.1, whole genome shotgun sequence contains the following:
- the ndufb6 gene encoding NADH dehydrogenase [ubiquinone] 1 beta subcomplex subunit 6; this translates as MTGYTADEKLRVEQISNLRRKWLKDQELSPREPVLPKTALGPVAKFWAGFLEPKTLWRLYTYKVYTGGVFALTRLLIPAWVVHYYVKYHVAKRPYGIVELKPRLFPGDTILETGEVVPDLPESHGHH